TACCGCTTGGCGCGTCCGTCGGTCGCGACCTCGATGACCTCGCCGAGGGTGACCATCTCGCCCAGCGTGTTGTACACGGTCGCGCGCGAGATCTCCGGCAGCCTCGTCACGGCGCGCGCGTGCACCTCGTCGGCGGTCAGGTGTACGTGGTCCCCGTCGAGGACCTCGGCCACGACACGCCGCTGCGCGGTCATCCGCCAGCCGCGTCCGCGCAGTCGTTCCAACAGGTCACTCATGAGGCCAGCCTAACAGTCGGGGGAGCGGAGTCCCGAACGGGTGCGACTTTAGATGTCTCCTTGACTTAGATAATGTCTATTGTAGGCTCAGATCCAGAACAGGACAGGCCGTACAAGACGCAGGAGGCGCACGTGACGCAGGGACCGCTCACCACGGAGGCCGGGGCTCCGGTCGCCGACAACCAGAACAGCGAGACCGCGGGCATCGGCGGTCCGGTCCTCGTCCAGGACCAGCTCCTCCTGGAGAAGCTCGCCCACTTCAACCGTGAGCGCATCCCGGAGCGCGTGGTCCACGCGCGCGGTGCGGGCGCCTACGGCACCTTCACGGTGACCCGTGACGTCACGCGGTGGACGCGCGCGAAGTTCCTCTCCGAGGTCGGCAAGGAGACCGAGACCTTCCTGCGCTTCTCCACCGTCGCGGGCAACCTCGGCGCGGCGGACGCGGTGCGCGACCCCCGCGGCTGGGCGCTGAAGTTCTACACCGAAGAGGGCAACTACGACCTCGTCGGCAACAACACCCCGGTGTTCTTCATCAAGGACGCCATCAAGTTCCCCGACTTCATCCACACCCAGAAGCGCGACCCGTACACGGGCTCGCAGGAGGCGGACAACGTCTGGGACTTCTGGGGCCTCTCCCCGGAGTCGACCCACCAGGTCACCTGGCTCTTCGGCGACCGCGGCATCCCCGCCTCGTACCGCCACATGAACGGCTACGGCTCGCACACGTTCCAGTGGAACAACGAGGCCGGCGAGGTCTTCTGGGTCAAGTACCACTTCAAGACCGACCAGGGCATCAAGAACCTCACCCAGGACGAGGCCAACCGCCTCGCCGGCGAGGACCCGGACTCGCACCAGCGCGACCTGCGCGAGGCCATCGAGCGCGGCGACTTCCCGAGCTGGACCGTGCAGGTCCAGATCATGCCCGCGGCCGACGCGGCGAACTACCGCTTCAACCCCTTCGACCTCACCAAGGTCTGGCCGCACGAGGACTACCCGCCGATCGAGATCGGCAAGCTGGAGCTCAACCGGAACCCGGAGAACATCTTCGCCGAGGTCGAGCAGTCGATCTTCAGCCCCGCGCACTTCGTGCCGGGCATCGGCCCCTCCCCGGACAAGATGCTCCAGGGTCGTCTCTTCGCGTACGGCGACGCCCACCGCTACCGCGTCGGCATCAACGCCGACCACCTTCCGGTGAACCGCCCGCACGCCACCGAGGCGCGCACCAACTCCCGTGACGGCTACCTCTACGACGGCCGCCACAAGGGCGCGAAGAACTACGAGCCGAACAGCTTCGGCGGCCCGCACCAGACGGACCGGCCGCTCTGGGCCGGCTCCGCGGTCACCGGCGTCACCGGCGACCACGCCGCCCCCTCGCACGCCGAGGACGACGACTTCGTGCAGGCGGGCAACCTCTACCGCCTGATGTCCGAGGACGAGAAGGGCCGTCTCGTCGGGAACCTGGCCGGCTTCATCGCCAAGGTCTCGCGCGACGACATCGCCGAGCGGGCGATCGGCAACTTCCGCCAGGCGGACGGTGACTTCGGCAAGCGGCTGGAGGCCGCGGTCCAGGCCCTGCGCGGCTGAGGGCGCTTGCCGTAGGTGGAGAGCGGGCCGGGATTCCGTACGGAGTCCGGCCCGCTCTCGCGTACTCAGCGGGCGACGCTGTGCACCGGGATCCAGCAGCGGATGATGTCGCGCACGGAGACGATGCCGACGGGGCCCCGGTCGTCGAGCACGACGAGGTGGCGGAAGCCGCCGTGCGTCATGGCCTCGGCCGCCTCCGCCAGGGTCCAACCGGGTGCGGCGAAGACGACGTCACGGGTGGTGTGGGAGCCGGCCGTCTCCCGGTCGGGGTCCTGGTCGCGGGCGAGGGAGTTGAGGATGTCGCGCTCGGTGATGATGCCGAGGCCGCCGGCATCGGTGTCGAGGACGATGGCCGCGCCGACGCGGCGCGCCGCCATCAGCCGGGCTGCCTGTCGGAGGGTGTGGGCGGGGCCGATGGTGAGGACCACGGTGCTCATGGCGTCACGGACGAGCATGGACGGAGCCACCTCCTTGGTGAATTCTTCAACGAGAAGAGATTCACAAGTTCACAAGCGGGGGGACTCTCAGAGTGGCACCGGGGCGAGAGGTCGACAAGGGGGCGCGCGAGGCGCCCCCCGGTAGCGCCCGGGGCGCTCAGCCCTGCGCGCTCTCCTGGTTGAGGTAGCTCAGCAGCTCGCCGTGGAGCAGGCCGTTCGACGCCGCCGCGTTCCCGCTGTGCGGGCCGTGTCGTCCGTCCAGGCCCGTGTACGTGCCACCGGCCTCCTGGACCACGATCGCGACCGCGGCCATGTCCCACA
This is a stretch of genomic DNA from Streptomyces sp. R44. It encodes these proteins:
- a CDS encoding cyclic nucleotide-binding/CBS domain-containing protein, which gives rise to MLVRDAMSTVVLTIGPAHTLRQAARLMAARRVGAAIVLDTDAGGLGIITERDILNSLARDQDPDRETAGSHTTRDVVFAAPGWTLAEAAEAMTHGGFRHLVVLDDRGPVGIVSVRDIIRCWIPVHSVAR
- a CDS encoding Fur family transcriptional regulator is translated as MSDLLERLRGRGWRMTAQRRVVAEVLDGDHVHLTADEVHARAVTRLPEISRATVYNTLGEMVTLGEVIEVATDGRAKRYDPNAHRPHQHLVCGRCGAIRDVHPAGDPLADLPDTERFGFTISNVEVTYRGICPSCATTA
- a CDS encoding catalase, with protein sequence MSIVGSDPEQDRPYKTQEAHVTQGPLTTEAGAPVADNQNSETAGIGGPVLVQDQLLLEKLAHFNRERIPERVVHARGAGAYGTFTVTRDVTRWTRAKFLSEVGKETETFLRFSTVAGNLGAADAVRDPRGWALKFYTEEGNYDLVGNNTPVFFIKDAIKFPDFIHTQKRDPYTGSQEADNVWDFWGLSPESTHQVTWLFGDRGIPASYRHMNGYGSHTFQWNNEAGEVFWVKYHFKTDQGIKNLTQDEANRLAGEDPDSHQRDLREAIERGDFPSWTVQVQIMPAADAANYRFNPFDLTKVWPHEDYPPIEIGKLELNRNPENIFAEVEQSIFSPAHFVPGIGPSPDKMLQGRLFAYGDAHRYRVGINADHLPVNRPHATEARTNSRDGYLYDGRHKGAKNYEPNSFGGPHQTDRPLWAGSAVTGVTGDHAAPSHAEDDDFVQAGNLYRLMSEDEKGRLVGNLAGFIAKVSRDDIAERAIGNFRQADGDFGKRLEAAVQALRG